Below is a genomic region from Papio anubis isolate 15944 chromosome 14, Panubis1.0, whole genome shotgun sequence.
tCTGTGTGTACTTTAAATAAACCAGCTGAAGGAAATGCAAAGCAGAATGAGATTGTTCCTTTTCTCTACTGGCATTTTTCTCCATGCAAAGATGAAAAGAAGTATATTAACATTTACTAATTTTCCCATCACAAGCCACAAGCCTTCAGCATTTTACCCCAATTGGAAAGTAACCTGGGATGCAAATAACCCCCACTGCAAGTACAACTTGACACTCAAGCCTGAGGTGGCCACATCTTCTCCAACCTATTAAATAAAACCTTAGGTTTTTCCTAAAACAAAGTGAGTCACTCAAGAGCTTCCTCAGCCTGTTTGAAGCCAGCCCTGCCCCTGGCTGAAAGGGCTGGAAGTTGCAGGGGCACATGCTGCTGGCTAAAACCTGGGCAGAACTTGAGGGCTAtggttcatttgtttgttttgtttagagacagggtctctgtctgtcgcccaggctggagaagggTGCAGCagcccaatcacagctcactgcagcctcaaacctctgggctcaagtgatcctcctgcctcagcatccccagctgggattacaggcatgagccaccatgcccagctaatttttcagtttattataaagacggtgtctcactctgttgcccaggctgtcatTTGTCGAAGGATCACAGAAGTTGGAGCTCTGGGCTTTTTTGACTCCGACTCGCCTAGTTAGAGTCACAGCCTCAGGATCACAGTTCTGTCTGAACACTTACGGAAGGGGCAGTGATCAGCTCAGCAGGATTGTCGATTAACCTTGTAAACTAAACTCCAGTGCTATGTCCACCAAGAGCACAACAAGCTTCGTGCTACAGATCACCACCAGGTGGCACATGTTTAATGACCATGCCCCTCCAAGGTGGCGGGAACCTGCTACTGCCAAGCTCAGGAGTTATTTTGGCCTCATTCTGGGCTGGCAAAAGCTGAGTTATTAACCTGAAACTATaactggatttttctttcttgcttttagtGTATTTCCCTCATTGATTAAGTACTATGTTGTTAGGAGATAAAAACTTTaaagattttagaaataataaactaCTCATGTTGCCATAATTTCATCCCCAgtaaggaatagaaaaaaaaaagctgagctcTGAATACTTTGTCTTCATGAAAAAGTTGCTTCTGGGCGTCAGGTCTGGCGCcaggcaaaagagtgaaacagGTGAAGTGTGGCTGGACTTCTTGCCATCTTTCTCCCTTTGCTCTCTGTCTTCTGATTTCACACTCCTCCCTAATTTCAAATAATACCcttgttaaatttgtttaaaaggtTTAAAGCCCGTTTTCAATATTTCATACAGAACCCACTGTAGGTCATtgtttttcatgtaattttatgtGCTTCCACAGTACTTGATGGGGGCCTTAGCCTTCTCCGACCCCACCCTGAAATCTCAAACGATCATCCCGGTGGGCAGTCCAGGAGGAGATTGGTACCAGCTCTGCCATTCTCCAAGTACACTGACCACAGTGTAGCAGAATGCAGCACTctagaaagaaagggagaaggaaggaagaaagggaagcagagagggagggagggagagaagaagggatgaagaaagggagggaggcgaatgaaggaaagaaaaaggaaatcaataatCCAAGACATATTATCTACATATATGGACAATTCATCACAAAGTCAGATCTTCCCATGGTGCCCTAGTATCTTCCAGGGTCACACCAGGACTATTACACAAAGTCATTTACAACCACTGGGTAGGAAGAAATCTTTTGCACCTAGACCTTTGGCTGGTGCAGCATTTTACTCTTTCAGTACAATCAGTTGTGCTTTTCTCCATCAGGTTTATGGTCTTCTCCCAGTCAGTATATCTCCTAGCCACCCCTCCAAATTCCCCTCTGATCTGGACAGGGATTTCTTTGATCTCCTAAGCCCACTGTTCCATTGTAAGTGCTCAGGTCAGGAGGCCTCTCCTCCTTTGCACATGTGGGGGCTCCAGgcacaggaggtggagggagtGGAAGATGGGAGTGGAAGGCTTCCTCGTATCCGTTCACTGGGGGCTAAGTACCCTATTCTCATGTTAGTGTGTCTCCTCTGAGCTACAGTCACAGGGGTCACTTTGCTTGGCTTGGAAATGAGTTGGAAAAAACCTCCTTTCGATCTGGCGTCCTTCCTATTGTTCCAACAAAGGTTTGCTTCTTGGGAAAGCACCCCAGTTGTCCAGCAGTTTACTCTCATTTGACCATGGGGAAATATTCAAGTAAGTTCAGAACAACCAGACCATCTCTTTCCTGTTTGTTAAACTTGCGGTGCTGAAAGCATAAAGGAACCTACCTTAAATCACCAAGTTAGAGCTCCAATCCTTGCTGTAACCCAGAAAAactctgcttctttttgtttttttcttcctctttcctatAGGCCTCTAATCACCTCACTCTTACCCAGCTAgtcccccttcctcttcctcccatgATTCTCTATCTGTCCTCTCCACCCCACCCTTCTCTGacatctcccttcttcccttcatcacttctgaaaaaaaaaaaaaggaggtacaTTGCAAGATGGAGGAGAGAGGGATGGAAAGATAGGAAAGGTGCTTTGAAAAATTCAGGGAGTAGCAGGCCAGGCCTGGTCAGTAGCTGTGTTAggctgttttcacattgctataaagaatacctgagactgggtaatttataaagtaaagaggtttaattggatcatggttctgcaggctgtacaggaagcatgatgctggcatctgctcagcctctggggaggcctcaggaaacttacaatcatggtggaaagcgaaggggaagcaggcatgtcacatggccagagcaggagcaagacagagagacGGGAGGCACTAAACACTTTTAAACagtcagatttcatgagaactcactcactatcattaTCACTTGGTAGGACAGTACcaaaagggatggtgctaaaccattcatgagaaattctCCCTCATGATACAATCACCTCTCACcaagccccacttccaacactggggattacatttcagtaTGAGAGTTGGGCGGGGACACACATCGAAACTGTATTAATAGCCTACTCAGACAAGACTCTGTCCTGGCCCTGTATTCCTCTTAGAaattgaagaaaaggaaaaaagaaaccctcTCATACCCTACAACTCCCTGAGCTTTTTAGTTGCCAACTTTAAACAAATTTTCCTACTTACCTAAATAGCAGTCTCCTACTGGTAACTGAGAATAGTCACATAGATGCCACCTGAGTGCTGCTTCTACAACACTAATTAGAATAGACTATTTTGCACATCAAATAGGAATAGCTCTAAAACATGGAAAAAGGTATCCATTAGAATTTCCACTGAGTGTCATTTAAATGAGCATGTAAAAAGGTCTTTCAAGTGATgtgctctttatttatttgtattttattttatttatttatttatttatttatttatttttgagacagagtctcgctttgtcacccaggctggggtgaagtggcgtgatctcagctcactgcaactggtacctcccggattcaagtgattctcctgccttagcctcccaagtaactggaattacaggtgcatgccaccatgcccagctaatttttgtatttttagtagagacagggttttgccacgttggccaggctggtctcaaactcctgacctcaggtgatccgcccaactcccaaagtgctgggattacaggtgtggcatGCCAGGCCTCTTTATTAGTTCAATACACATTTGTATAGAAGCCATTAgtaaagggtttttttgttttgttttgttttgttttgtttttttgtagtcAGGATATCTGCTATTAGGTGTGCaatgaaaaacttttaaaaatcctaaatgcAGGCCTGTGACTCAGAGTATGTTGGATGGCCGGGAGAATGGGCCCTGCTGCATGTATTTTTGTAGGGTCCTTTCTTCTCCACACCTGGTTTGTGTGATTCCGTCTCTATTCTGTTTCAAGCCTCTTCCCTGGCTCTTTACGGTATCTCGTCCAGCAGCACCTGGATCTGCTTCACGCACTGCAGGAAAGGGTCCTGAAGTGGCCACGCCAAGGCGTTCTTGGAGATTTATTCCTTAAGTTAACAAATGATGAGGTAAGGTTTTTTCCACCCCttcatacattttacttatatGGATTTGTGTCTCATTTGTCTACTTCTCTTAATAGAGAATCTAGAAGCAATGAATTTCAGAGCTAGAAGAAACACTGAGATCTAGTCTAACTTTCTCATTCTACATACAGATCATGGAATGATTCAGAGAGATATAAAAACCTTGCTGAAATCACCCCGCTAGCTAGGTAGTTGGAGATGAGTGACTTTCAGAACCTTAGGTTAGGTCTTCTGACTTCTAGTTCATAACTTTCCACTGTACTATAACTGCCTCCATCGAGTATGCATGtggatgtgtgtatgtattgtgtgtgtgtttgtgtttatataaatgtatgtatatatatttgtgggctgggtgtagtggctcatgcctgtaatcccaacactttgggaggctgaggcaggggaattgtttgaacccaggacttcaaaactagcctgagcaatacagcaagaccctgtctctattaaattaaaaaaagaaaaaatgtatatgtacattaaaacatgtatatatatatgcatgtgtatatatatacacatatatgtacatatatacacatgaaatatgtacacacacatgcatatatatacatatgagagTTTGTTTATACATGTGTATTTTCACACACAATTTTCATtccttggggatttttttttaaatgtgatggGTGGCTATTATCTTGAATTTTGCAATCTCTATAATATCCTACAAAGGAAACATGATCCAAGCCAGAGGCTGCAAACTCAAATGCCTACAGGGCCAGACAGTGGCATCAATGAGTGAAGTGAACACAGTATGGACTGGTGTGAAGTGTGAGCTGCAGTGGAGCAGCTGTGTTGTTTTACAAGGAATAGCTACTTAGCTTTGTCCAATCATTATGCAGGCAAAAAGGACTAGAGTTGCCAGAGCTTCTGATATTttaagaaaagctggaaatccaGAGTTTTGTgggaaattttcttatttttaaaagattgtgtGGGCTAATTAAAATTGGTCTGCAAGCCAGACTTTGCCTGAAATCAATTTTTGTGTATCAATTATTCTCATCTGTGGGTAACAATACAAagtttacaaattattttcttctatagacTAGAGTGGATATAATGTACTAATATCCTCTAATATCACTTTTACTTACTTGTGTTCAGTATTCTTCCTTTTGCTGAGAATTATTATAACTTTATAAGCTGAGAATGATTTTCCTAAGGGGATAATGCATAGATAAATATGCAATTAGTGGAAATATGCAATTACTAGAAAATGTTGTGAACTACTGATCTGGATGATATGAAGCGGGATGGGCAGAGTCCCTCATCTGGATGTAGATGATTGACTGAAAtgaaattaattacaaaaataaaatatatgtttttattgttaaatgactaaaaaaatacattttcaacttacatgaacctccctcctcccttggtttattatttcactttctcTCATTAGGGAGGAGATGCTGAGTTTTGATTCCAAAACAGTAGGGATGTTTACCTTaaaaccaaaatttttttttaagatacatttttttttttttttttttagacagagtctcgctctgtcccccaggctggagtgcagtggcgcaatctcggctcactgcaaggtctgcctccccggttctagcaattctcctgcctcagcctcccaagtagctgagattacaggcacccgccatcatgcccagctaattttttgtattttagcagagacggggtttcaccatgttgcccaggctggtctcaaactcctgagctcaggcaatccacccgccttggcctcccaaagtgctaggattacaggagtgagccactgcacccggtctaagataaattttttaaagcctcaaaatatataaaataaagaacatattaAATGAATAAGATAATCTCTGCAAAGTACTCTTCTTTTACATATATGACTCTATGAAAATATTATAGATCCTGTTTTCAGGTTCTTACCAtgcattttttatgtttgttttaaagaataatttcttgGATTATTATGTTGCCTACCTAAGGGACCTGCCTGAGTGCATCTCATTGGTTCATGTTGTAGTCCTGAAAGAGGTGAGTTAACACCATGTATATGCTATCCTTCATCTGCACGTGGTATCATATGATGTTGCTCATCTATGCAGTCAATACAGCACATGCACTCTGCTTTCTAGGCTGGGGAATGGCCCGAACACAGCCACTAATACTACTACCTGGCATTAAAGGAACTCACTTGTGGATCAGTGCCATTGTGTTGGTCCTCTCCCTGCCTTACTGACCCTCTGTTCCATTCCGTTGGAACTATAGACAAACTATAGTTCTATAATGGGCGTTCTATGCAGAGATCTCCAGGCTGCAGCTCACCTGCTGTATGTGGCGGGTTTTTTTCAGTCTCAGAAGAGGTGAATCCGAATATTAAACTTCAGTCATCCTTTGTCGGTTTATAAGATCATAAGGTGGCTCTAGTCATGTTGCTTGAAGTATTGCTACTGCAATGATGCATTAGGTGCTCAGTAagcacatatacatgtataacaGCTTAGTTATTTCAGATCAATAGGAACAAACAGTATCAGAAGCCCCAACACTAAGAGTTAATCAAATTTCACAAGAGATGAGAGGCTCTGTCTTATTAAGTTTCTACTTCAACCCCCCACTACTCCCAACCCAGTATAATGCCTACCATGTTAGCTTTCAGCAAATAcctgggaaagagaagagagagaaaaggaagggacaCGGAGAAAGTACAGCATGTTTTCTGCAGCTAGCTGACTAGTTTCTAATGACACTCCCTTTTCCACTCTTCTGAGGCACCAAGTCTCCCTTAGAGCCTATTACTACACCATTGTCATGATTACTTGCTGGAGAGTCTTAATGAATTAATTCAACTCAAATAGAGGTTATTGAGTGCCGGCTTCTGTCTGCAACTGTGCTGAGTGGAAGGAGAGGGTAGTTTGGAAATTTGGGTGGATTCAAAAGAAGTATATGATATGCTCCCTATGGGAGAAGAGCTGTCTCCTAGGGCATGCCCCTGAACATGTGGCCTCTCCCATGAGAGGTCAATGCTCTGTGACAATCTCTGGGAAGAAAATGCTCCGGGAGGAAACCTTTCCTACTCTGGTGGGACCGACTCAGGTTCTGCTGCCACAGATGGAGGAACACTGAAGAGTGACCTGACCTTTTTTTCATTCAGGGTGATGAAGAGATTAAATCTGACATCTACACGTTGTTTTTTCACATAGTCCAGCGCATCCCTGAATATCTGATACATCTGCAGGTAGGCATGGGTGGGAAAGCCACCAAACTGATTTGCATGCTAAATAATTATTGGTTTTGGCTCCCAACTGAGAAATATTGTAAAGCCTCAAGAATCATTAATATTTCTAAGAAGCGTTTACTTCGATTGCTATGATTACCCCATAACCCATGATATCCTGTGGTATGAgctaaaatctctctctctctctttttttttttccttttgagacagagtcttgctgtgtcacccaggctggagtacagtggtgcgatcttagctcactgcaacctctgcctcctgggttcaagcgactcttctgcttcagcctcctgagtagctgggactacaggcatgtgccaccatgcccagctaatttttgtattttcagtagagatggggtttcaccatgttggccatgctggtcttgaactcctgacctcaagtgattcgcccgcctcagcctcccaaagtggtgggattacaggtgtgagccactgcacccagcctaaaatctttatttctaaaaatgttcaGCTCATTATGCTTACCTCTGAAGTTCTGTCTTTACTTACCAGCAACTTCCACCTCAGCTGATCCAGGATCTTTCTATAACCACTCCTGCTAGATTCTAAGCACTTCATTCAGTTCTTTCCATTTTGGTTTTACAGCTATCTAAATGCCACCACCTGACATCTAAATATCCATCTAATCTGCTCACTTAACTGCTATCCAAAAGACTACTTTCTTTTGGCATGGGTCCAAGGTTCTACCATGCCATGTTTAAGCTTTATGTCACAGAAAAGGCATGAAGATGATGAGCTGATGtcttcacaccattttcctgcagGGCTTGTGATATCCTGGAGGAAGAAGAATTGAAAGAGAGGCTCACTAACCCCCACCAGATCCTCTTCTTCCCACCACCCACCTGTTCTGGTTTAATTGCTGACTGATCTTCTTAAGTAATGAAAGCATCTTAGAAATGCTTGGGACTAATCTCAGGTAGAAGTAGTCCAGTAGTCCAGTAGTCCAGTATCAAAGTATCAAAattgaaaagactttttttttttttttttgagacagggtctggctctgttgcccaggttggagtgcagtggtgtgatcttggcttgatcttggctcactgcatcctcaacttcccaggctcaagcaatgctcccacctcggcctcctgagtagctgagactataggcacttGCCATTATGCCTgacttacttttgtatttttttttttttctttgagacggagtctcgctctgttgcctaggctggagtgcagtggtgcaatcttggctcactgcaagctccgcctcccaggttctcgccattttcctacctcagcctcccaagtagctgggactacaggcgcccaccaccacacccggctaattttgtatttttagtggggacggggtttcaccgtgttagccaggatggcctcgatctcctgacctcgtgatctgcccaccttggtctcccaaagtgctgggattacaggtgtgagccaccacccgtGCCCTGAAAAGACTTTCAATTGTATATAGCTTTAGATCCTAAAAGCATTTTCTCACAATAatgatcttatttaatcttttcaacaaTCCCATGAATTAGGTATTATTGTTGTCACATTTTACATGAGAAAATGCAGGGCCAAAAAAGTTAACAACTTACCCAAGTTAACACACCTAGTAGGTAAAAAAAACTAGGACTGAAACCCAGGTTTTGCAAATAGTAGAATATGGCAAACAAGACCTGGTTCTACTCTCTGACTTGAGTTCAAACCTTGCCTCCATTATTTACTAGATGTGTAACCTGATGAAGATCATTTACCTTCTTTGtacctcaatttccttatttgttaAATGGAGTTTATAATAGTACCTATTTAAGCAGGTTgaggtaaaaattaaatgagatagtatacGTAAAGGGCTTACTACCTGGCGATAGGAAGTACTAGATACATTTTAGCTTTCCCAAATCCCAGTCACATGCATGTTCCACTACAGCACAGCGGGGAATGTACAGCGGGGAATGTAACAGGAGGGGCCACCAGGCTTGATCATAAACATCCCCCTCCCTCGCCTGCCTTGATGCCTGACGTCGTCAACATTGGTCTGGCTCTTTTGAGTTAAGGCACTGCTTATAGACAGTAATTGTTAGAATGCCGCTATTACTTCAGAGGTCTAATTAGGAGATGCTTCTGACTTTtcagatgaaattattttatgtttacattCAACTCAAACAGGTCCGATAGTAACTTATTTTCCCTTGGTATGATAGAAAGCAGCCAGTGTATGGTCATACTTTCAGCGTATAATTAGGTGGGCCATGTGTAATGTTCGTTGTTTTGATTAAATGGCTATCAATCTCCCACAATAGATCAAGGTAAGGTGCAgaagagacaaaacaaattttcttgCTAATTATGCAATGCTGCTTCCTTTTCCCCTCCATCCAGAACGTCCTGAAGTTCACAGAGCAGGAGCACCCTGACTATTATCTACTACTGGTGTGTGTCCAGCGCCTCCGAGTATTTATCTCACACTACACCCTGCTGTTTCAGTGCAATGAAGATTTGCTTATTCAGAAACGGAAAAAGCTCAAGAAGTAAGGTTCTGATGGTGCGGTCTAGAGGGTCAAAGACCAGTTACTCTGGGTGTCTTTCACAAGTAACCACGTTGTGTGTTAACtagctgaaatgcagtggtgggaggtagaagggaagagagaaggggagagaaagagctAGTCAGACTGGCTACAGGAGCAAGTCACTGACTACCCGGTGGAAATTATTTTAGCAGAATAACACTTCACTCTACTGCTTACATAGACCCACTCTCATCCCATGTTGCTAACCACCTCAAAAATAGTTCAATGACTCTAAACTTGCCTGGTTCAAAATTGCAGTTAAAAGGCCACAACATAGTTTTCTTTATCagttcaacaagtatttattgagcacctattgtgtgtcaggcactgttccatGCACTGAATATACTGAAAGGAACAAAATGGCCCCAACCAAATCTTTGCCATGTGGAGCTTCCTTTTTAGAGTTGGacagtgaacaaataaataagatggTGATATGTGATAtggacaaaaataaagcaaataagggAGAGGAATTTCGAATAGGTTTTATATTAGGGAGAAATAGGAAGGGTTTATTAGGGAGAATCTGAGCTTCGGAAGGAACAGAAGCAGCCCACAGCACAGCTTCCTAATGACCTGGATTTCCTTCAATTTCATCCTAACTCCTGTGGAGGAAAACAGAATCATTTCTGTGGAAGCTTCAGACCAGAAAAAGATGCTGTCTCCCAAGCCAGGGCTCCTGTGATGGAAGATGTCTCTCCATACCCCCAACCCCTTCCCCCAAGTTCTTTTCAGCCAGTGAATCAGCTTCCCTACTCTTGCCAGCTTGCACCCTATTAAGCAAAGCAACTTAGTTTGCAAAGGCCCCTGGAGATAGAGACCTTCACAGCAAACTTTATCTGAGACATCTCTCCATCTTTTTTGGCATAATCTGTGTTCAGAGAGCCAGTTTGCCACCGTACAACCTGAGAACCGTTACTTCCATTCTGTTAGGTCATCCATGGCGAAGCTGTACAAAGGGCTGGCTTCCCAGTGTGCCAATGCCGGGCAAGATGCTTCCCCCACTGCAGGTCCTGAGGTTGTCCGTGACACCGGGATCCACTCAGAAGAGATGCTGCAACCCTACCCTTCTGCTCCCAGTTCTGGCCCTGCTGTCACGTAAGCACCTGTTGCTGTGGGAAGGTTAAGGTCAATGCCTTTGGGACCCAGCCAGTCTGTGTGGGTTAGCAGGGCAGCCTAGATTCCACCATCCCCTTTCCCTATCAGGCCTATATGTGCCAGCCAAGCAGACAACCCAATGCTTGGGTCCCAGAGGAAGGCACTAATGTTAAGGGACAGGTGTAGAAAGTGGGaagagaggcagaaagtagatatTTATTTCATGGATCACTTCAACTCTTGAGGCAGTTATGAAACTTCATCTTTGAAATGTAACAAATCGAGTCAAAATATGAAACCCCTGGAGATTATACCCAGATTGAACAATAtggctgccactgcactctgcgtATGGAAAATAAAACCCTCAATCTTTCTTCCAAGTTAAAAGAGAATTCAAATGAGGTCAATATTTTGTCTCACTCTTGCACATGTTAACGAGAGacctaattttcattttaagaccACTAGAGTAAAATACTGGTTTTAGCATTTATATttgcgttttttgttttttttgttttttgttttttttggtactgaagtacaatggcatgatctcagctcactgcaacctccaccttcccaggttcaagggattctcctgcctcagcctaccgactagctgggattacaggcacgtgccaccatgcccggctaatttttgtagttttagtggagacggggttttaccatgttggccaggctggtctcgaactgctgacctcaggtgatccgtctgcctcggcctcccaaagtctttgTGCATTTTTGTGgtagaattaaaatatgaatacataaacTAGCAGAATAACCACTTCTGGTCAGTGTCCATTTACATCTGTCAATGTAAGTCCAGCACAACGGGACATCCCATCTGCTGGTACCCTATCCTAGTTTGTAAACTGTGTAAATTATCCATTACCCATGActccaaaaccaaaaaccctccATGAAATTGGGCATATCGAGTGACAGCTTTTTTTTACATATTGGTAATTCTTTGTGGGTGGAAGTTTGAGATGAATTATATAGCATGCTTTACAGTGACAacgaatatttttaaaattttattatgaaaatttcaaatttacataGAAGAGTACAGTGAACTCCATATGCCCTCATTCAGAAGTTATCAAGATCATGCCACGTTTACTTTATCTAGGAACGTAATTTGTTTCTGAGTGTGAAGATCCACAAGTCGAACAAAAGTTGAGTTTCCATTATTTTGGATGACTCTGCTAGGGCAAgcaagggagagaagagagttgAAGGTGTGCCTTGGAGCACCGCGGGTGGTGAGGAGGGTCAGGGCTTCCACGCGGGGTGATGCCCGTCCCTGGCCCGCAGGCCATTTCCCAGAAGCTCAGACAATACCTTCAGGTCTCCGCTCGACGGACTGCCCTGTCCACTCTCCGCCTGGGGACGGGGGTTCGTGGGAGCGCCTTAGTGGAAGTTTGTGGAGCTTGGGACGTGGCATGCGCAGGCGCCTGGGAGGGCGGCCAGGAGGGCCGCGGGCAGGCGAGAGGCCTGCACTAACCCGCCGTCAGCACACCTCTTTTGTACTCTGTTTCCCCCCTAAAGCCATCTGATGCCCCCAGTGAAGAAAAGTCAACAGCAGCAAAGCCTGATGGAGAGCATGCAGCCCGGGAAGCCCAGTGACTGGGAGCTGGAGGGCAGGAAGCACGAGCGTCCCGAGAGCCTTCTGGCACCGACGCAGTTCTGCGCGGCCGAGCAGGACGTGAAGGCGCTGGCCGGGCCCCTGCAGGCCATCCCGGAGATGGACTTCGAGCCCTCTCCGGCCGAGCCGCTGGGCAACGTAGAGCGCTCCCTGCGCGCCCCGGCCGAGCTCCTGCCCGATGCCCGCGGCTTCGTGCCCGCGGCCTACGAAGAGTTCGAGTACGGCGGCGAGATCTTCGCGCTGCCCGCGCCCTACGACGAGGAGCCGTTCCAGGCTCCGGCCCTCTTCGAGAACTGCTCGCCCGCCTCCTCCGAGTCCAGCCTGGACATCTGCTTCCTGCGGCCCGTCAGCTTCGCCATGGAGGCCGAGCGGCCGGAGCACCCGCTGCAGCCACTGCCCAAGAGCGCCACGTCGCCGGCGGGTAGCAGCAGCGCCTACAAGCTGGAGGCGGCGGCGCAGGCGCAGGCGCATGGCAAGGCCAAGCCGCTGAGCCGCTCTCTCAAGGAGTTTCCGCGTGCACCGCCCGCCGACGGCGTGGCCCCGCGCCTCTACAGCACGCGCAGCAGCAGCGGCGGCCGCGCGCCCATCAAGGCGGAGCGCGCCGCGCAGCCGCACGGCCCGGCTGCTGCCGCTGTAGCCGCTCGCGGCGCGCCCCGGACCTTCTTCCCCCAACAGAGGTCCCAAAGCGAAAAACAGACCTATTTGGAAGTAAGGAGGGTAAAGTAAAACCGA
It encodes:
- the ARHGEF33 gene encoding rho guanine nucleotide exchange factor 33 isoform X4; translation: MEKTKTKQGENEHMPVNNPSTQIYQASKYKSSLNLPPVGARLQRQDGGIITSLEQLHEKINEMRNVFNSLENKLQALASELKTGFTEAMQELSRIQHGEYALEEKVKSCRCSMEEKVTEMKNSLNYFKEELSNAMSMIQAITSKQEEMQQKIEQLQQEKRRESRKVKAKKTQKEEHSSQAGPAQAQGSPFRSINIPEPVLPSEDFTNLLPSQAYEKAQESRSVHVGDSNVKGMMGPGVNPTTPEAEENLKSCLSADIQSKGHLPSGMWRQPKDGKEWGEEYVTKDHPDKLKEAGQGRHSSLENVLCETSLAAKRQTVALELLESERKYVINISLILKIKATFQGSDGKRNSKERSLFPGSLRYLVQQHLDLLHALQERVLKWPRQGVLGDLFLKLTNDENNFLDYYVAYLRDLPECISLVHVVVLKEGDEEIKSDIYTLFFHIVQRIPEYLIHLQNVLKFTEQEHPDYYLLLVCVQRLRVFISHYTLLFQCNEDLLIQKRKKLKKSSMAKLYKGLASQCANAGQDASPTAGPEVVRDTGIHSEEMLQPYPSAPSSGPAVTHLMPPVKKSQQQQSLMESMQPGKPSDWELEGRKHERPESLLAPTQFCAAEQDVKALAGPLQAIPEMDFEPSPAEPLGNVERSLRAPAELLPDARGFVPAAYEEFEYGGEIFALPAPYDEEPFQAPALFENCSPASSESSLDICFLRPVSFAMEAERPEHPLQPLPKSATSPAGSSSAYKLEAAAQAQAHGKAKPLSRSLKEFPRAPPADGVAPRLYSTRSSSGGRAPIKAERAAQPHGPAAAAVAARGAPRTFFPQQRSQSEKQTYLEVRREMHLEDTTRFCPKEERESEQTSFSDQNPRQDQKGGFRSSFRKLFKKKNGNATGEDFCGPWGWW
- the ARHGEF33 gene encoding rho guanine nucleotide exchange factor 33 isoform X3, with amino-acid sequence MEKTKTKQGENEHMPVNNPSTQIYQASKYKSSLNLPPVGARLQRQDGGIITSLEQLHEKINEMRNVFNSLENKLQALASELKTGFTEAMQELSRIQHGEYALEEKVKSCRCSMEEKVTEMKNSLNYFKEELSNAMSMIQAITSKQEEMQQKIEQLQQEKRRESRKVKAKKTQKEEHSSQAGPAQAQGSPFRSINIPEPVLPSEDFTNLLPSQAYEKAQESRSVHVGDSNVKGMMGPGVNPTTPEAEENLKSCLSADIQSKGHLPSGMWRQPKDGKEWGEEYVTKDHPDKLKEAGQGRHSSLENVLCETSLAAKRQTVALELLESERKYVINISLILKIKATFQGSDGKRNSKERSLFPGSLRYLVQQHLDLLHALQERVLKWPRQGVLGDLFLKLTNDENNFLDYYVAYLRDLPECISLVHVVVLKEGDEEIKSDIYTLFFHIVQRIPEYLIHLQNVLKFTEQEHPDYYLLLVCVQRLRVFISHYTLLFQCNEDLLIQKRKKLKKSSMAKLYKGLASQCANAGQDASPTAGPEVVRDTGIHSEEMLQPYPSAPSSGPAVTHLMPPVKKSQQQQSLMESMQPGKPSDWELEGRKHERPESLLAPTQFCAAEQDVKALAGPLQAIPEMDFEPSPAEPLGNVERSLRAPAELLPDARGFVPAAYEEFEYGGEIFALPAPYDEEPFQAPALFENCSPASSESSLDICFLRPVSFAMEAERPEHPLQPLPKSATSPAGSSSAYKLEAAAQAQAHGKAKPLSRSLKEFPRAPPADGVAPRLYSTRSSSGGRAPIKAERAAQPHGPAAAAVAARGAPRTFFPQQRSQSEKQTYLEVRREMHLEDTTRFCPKEERESEQTSFSDQNPRQDQKGGFRSSFRKLFKKKGLFGWWPHTPRMLLRDEARHGARCNRKPEKGFSSL